The window CTATCGAGTTGGCCGTTCGGAACGGCTACGACCCCGTCGTCTCCCATCGCAGCGGTGAGACGGAGGATACGACTATCGCACACCTCGCCGTCGCGACCGACGCCCCGTTCATCAAGACGGGCGCGGTCGGCGGCGAGCGCACCGCCAAGCTGAACGAACTCATTCGAATCGAGGCAAACGCATGAGCGACAACGAAGAAGAAGGGTTCGACGCGTCCGACATCGACGAGGAACTCGAGGAGCTCGAAGAAGAGCTCGACGAGGACCTCGACGAGGCGGCCGAGGAGGCCGCGGAGGCCGACGCCGAACCTACCGACGACGAACAGCCCACCGACGCGGCCGACGAGGCCGCCGAGGAAGAAGAAGCCGAGGAAGCCGACGAAGAGCCGGTCCTCGATGAGGACGTCATGCCCGACGACGAGGCGGACCTCCTCATCCCCGTCGAGGACTACCTGGCTGCCGGTGTCCACATCGGTACCCAGCAGAAGACGAAGTCCATGGAGCGGTTCATCCACCGCGTCCGCACGGACGGACTCTACGTTCTCGACGTCTCGACGACCGACCAGCGAATCCGCACGGCGGCGTCGTTCCTCTCGAACTACGACCCCGAGCAGATTCTGGTCGCCTCCTCGCGACAGTACGGTCGGTTCCCGGCCGAGAAGTTCGCCGACGCCGTGGGCGCCCGCGCCCGCACCGGCCGCTTCATCCCCGGCACGCTGACCAACCCCGACTACGATGGTTACATCGAACCCGACGTCGTGGTCGTCACCGACCCCATCGGTGACAGCCAGGCCGTCAAGGAGGCCATCACGGTCGGCATCCCGGTCATCGCGATGTGTGACTCCAACAACACGACGTCGAACGTCGACCTCGTGGTC of the Natronomonas halophila genome contains:
- the rpsB gene encoding 30S ribosomal protein S2, translated to MSDNEEEGFDASDIDEELEELEEELDEDLDEAAEEAAEADAEPTDDEQPTDAADEAAEEEEAEEADEEPVLDEDVMPDDEADLLIPVEDYLAAGVHIGTQQKTKSMERFIHRVRTDGLYVLDVSTTDQRIRTAASFLSNYDPEQILVASSRQYGRFPAEKFADAVGARARTGRFIPGTLTNPDYDGYIEPDVVVVTDPIGDSQAVKEAITVGIPVIAMCDSNNTTSNVDLVVPTNNKGRKALSVIYWLLANETLDRRGAEPTYGLDDFETEL